The Carnobacterium mobile DSM 4848 genome includes a window with the following:
- a CDS encoding ABC transporter substrate-binding protein, which yields MKKTLLSLVALTAGLVLAACGNSDKADKGEEVNIGILQYMEHDSLSLARKGFLAKLEEEGYVEGENLTVDYQNAQGDQSNLQSMSERLAGENDVILTIATPAAQAVANSTKEDPILFTAVTDPVDAGLVESMEKPGGNLTGTSDMVPIEEQIALLLSIAPEAKTIGIIYNSSEPNSKIQADLAEKALEDQGVKVKVLTVTTTNDVQQVMTTLAQEVEAVYIPTDNTLASTMPTVGEIATEYKLPVVPGSAEMVEAGALATYGINYSDLGGQTAELALKIIKEGADPAELSIETSKNLELVINEEMAKALGIDPESISVPK from the coding sequence ATGAAGAAAACATTATTAAGTCTAGTAGCACTAACTGCAGGATTGGTATTAGCAGCATGTGGCAATTCAGATAAAGCGGATAAAGGAGAAGAGGTCAATATAGGGATATTGCAGTATATGGAACATGATTCTTTATCGTTAGCACGCAAAGGTTTTTTAGCTAAGCTGGAAGAAGAAGGATATGTGGAAGGGGAAAACTTAACGGTAGATTACCAAAATGCGCAAGGAGATCAGTCTAATCTGCAAAGTATGAGCGAACGATTAGCTGGAGAAAATGATGTCATCCTGACAATTGCAACTCCTGCTGCTCAAGCAGTAGCGAACAGTACAAAAGAAGATCCTATTTTATTTACAGCTGTTACAGATCCAGTTGATGCAGGATTAGTTGAGAGCATGGAAAAACCGGGAGGGAATTTAACTGGTACAAGTGATATGGTTCCCATTGAAGAGCAAATTGCTTTGTTGTTATCAATAGCTCCAGAAGCAAAGACAATTGGAATTATCTATAATTCCAGCGAACCAAATTCAAAAATCCAAGCTGATTTAGCTGAAAAAGCCCTTGAAGATCAAGGAGTAAAAGTGAAAGTTTTAACCGTAACGACGACAAATGATGTGCAACAAGTCATGACGACTTTAGCGCAAGAAGTTGAAGCTGTTTATATTCCTACAGATAACACATTAGCAAGTACTATGCCGACTGTTGGGGAAATCGCGACAGAATACAAACTACCAGTTGTTCCAGGTTCGGCAGAGATGGTAGAAGCAGGAGCTTTAGCAACTTATGGCATCAACTATTCTGATTTAGGCGGACAAACAGCAGAGTTGGCTTTGAAAATCATCAAGGAAGGCGCTGATCCAGCCGAACTTTCTATTGAAACTTCAAAAAACTTAGAACTGGTTATTAACGAAGAAATGGCTAAAGCTCTAGGTATAGATCCTGAAAGTATTAGCGTACCAAAATAA
- a CDS encoding transglycosylase domain-containing protein — protein MKEPKKDTISMFLTKIKSFFVAAGQKLKKKWVSFKHNDKVAKPQSVKEEPHSDFIPDSQTRSEKEQRTKNTRKQTDLDSATPSNKFVAGLLALKGWFMMKGKNVKQTFSTKSSSGKHQKQEEKEVQRSSRHTILFGFNVGYTVLKNLFIAFIVIFLIGTAFAGGAGLGYFAYLVSQDEPPTYEEMNADIKNIETTSSIYYAGGELISDLRTDLKRTSIPLADMSPLVQHAIVATEDEYFYKHKGVVPKAVARALFQEVVGSSSTSGGSTLTQQLIKQQILTNEVSFKRKANEILLAYRLENYFTKDEILEAYLNVSPFGRNNRGENIAGLHEAALGIFGVSPRDLTLPQAAFIAGLPQNPIIYSPYTQNGETKKDLAPGLSRKNEVLFRMFREGYINKKEYADAKSYDLTADFVQQDSSNQPNNSYLYNAVEKEARKILMEKLYTADKLTASDLAADKSLYDEYYEKADQQLRMKGYKIHSTIDKPVYEAMQNVVAANADSLGYKKEINWTNPDTGETTTIIEPVQNGSVLMNNTTGAIISFVGGVDFELSQINHALDMKGRSPGSTIKPLLVYAPALENGTITPATIVPETKLVVPDGTNGTHEITNDGEQVPNTWVSAREGLAKSSNLVTTRIYLEMQKSFVPGEYLPKMGIGTDSISEKEYANAALAIGGTEGGASVLEQTNAFATLANKGTYTENYMIESIEDSSGAVIYQHETKSNPVFSPQTAYLTIDMLRDVLDAGTATEVKGQLNFSADLAGKTGTSENQKDIWFVASTPQVTLGSWIGYDNSVEDNYLDNYSGVGSSGRRNRAFWAKLANAVNNANPAIMGANQSFQQPEGIVSTTVNKKTGMKAGKVTLGNGKVATVSGETQTEIFNNQFLPGTTTYNFAIGANEKELQDYWGGIASAEAKEKAQKKAKEEAEKKAKADAEKKAKAEADAKAKAESDAKAKADAEKKAKAEADAKDKAEAEKKAKAESDAKAKAEAEKKAD, from the coding sequence TTGAAAGAACCGAAAAAAGACACTATTTCAATGTTCTTAACAAAAATCAAATCCTTTTTTGTTGCTGCAGGACAAAAACTAAAAAAGAAATGGGTCTCTTTCAAACATAATGATAAAGTAGCTAAACCCCAATCAGTCAAGGAGGAGCCACATTCTGACTTCATACCGGATAGTCAAACTCGTTCAGAAAAAGAACAAAGAACAAAGAATACGCGTAAACAAACAGATTTGGATTCTGCAACTCCTAGCAATAAATTTGTTGCTGGTTTATTAGCTCTTAAAGGATGGTTCATGATGAAAGGAAAAAATGTAAAACAAACTTTCAGCACTAAATCTTCTTCTGGGAAGCATCAAAAGCAGGAAGAAAAGGAAGTGCAGCGCTCCTCCCGTCATACTATTTTATTTGGCTTCAATGTAGGTTATACTGTCTTAAAAAATCTTTTTATAGCATTTATTGTCATTTTTTTAATTGGCACTGCTTTTGCAGGCGGAGCTGGTTTAGGTTATTTTGCCTATCTCGTTTCACAGGATGAGCCTCCTACTTATGAAGAAATGAACGCAGACATCAAAAATATAGAAACGACTTCTTCTATCTATTATGCCGGTGGAGAATTGATCAGCGATTTGAGAACAGACTTAAAAAGAACTTCTATTCCTTTAGCTGATATGTCTCCACTTGTTCAACACGCTATTGTTGCAACAGAAGATGAATACTTCTATAAGCATAAAGGTGTTGTCCCTAAAGCTGTTGCTCGTGCTTTATTTCAAGAAGTAGTTGGATCGTCTTCTACTTCAGGCGGATCCACTCTTACACAACAGCTGATTAAACAGCAAATTTTAACAAATGAAGTTTCATTTAAACGAAAAGCAAATGAAATCTTACTCGCTTATCGTTTAGAAAATTATTTTACAAAAGATGAAATTCTAGAAGCATATTTAAATGTTTCTCCATTTGGCCGAAATAATCGTGGGGAAAATATTGCAGGTCTTCATGAAGCTGCCTTAGGAATATTTGGCGTTTCTCCTAGGGATTTAACATTGCCGCAAGCTGCTTTCATTGCTGGGTTACCACAAAACCCGATTATTTACAGTCCATATACACAGAATGGAGAAACTAAAAAAGATTTGGCTCCAGGATTATCTCGAAAAAACGAAGTCCTTTTTAGAATGTTCCGTGAAGGATATATCAATAAAAAAGAATATGCAGATGCTAAATCATATGATTTAACTGCTGATTTTGTTCAACAAGATAGTTCAAATCAGCCAAATAACTCTTACCTTTACAATGCTGTTGAAAAAGAAGCTCGCAAAATCTTAATGGAAAAATTATATACAGCCGATAAATTAACGGCTTCAGACTTAGCAGCTGATAAAAGTTTGTATGATGAATATTACGAAAAAGCCGATCAACAATTACGAATGAAAGGCTATAAGATCCATTCGACTATTGATAAACCTGTCTATGAAGCTATGCAGAATGTAGTCGCTGCTAACGCAGACAGCTTAGGTTATAAAAAAGAAATTAATTGGACTAATCCAGATACTGGTGAAACGACGACGATCATTGAGCCGGTTCAAAATGGTAGTGTCTTAATGAATAATACTACTGGGGCTATCATTTCTTTTGTTGGCGGTGTGGACTTTGAGCTTTCACAAATAAACCATGCGTTAGATATGAAAGGTCGCTCGCCCGGCTCCACAATTAAACCCCTTTTAGTGTATGCACCTGCCTTGGAAAATGGAACCATTACTCCAGCGACTATCGTTCCAGAAACTAAACTAGTCGTGCCTGATGGAACAAATGGAACTCATGAAATTACCAATGATGGTGAACAAGTGCCCAATACGTGGGTTAGCGCACGGGAAGGTTTAGCAAAATCAAGTAACTTAGTTACAACAAGAATTTATTTAGAAATGCAGAAATCATTTGTTCCTGGAGAATATTTGCCAAAAATGGGTATTGGAACAGATTCAATTTCTGAAAAAGAATATGCTAATGCGGCCTTAGCCATTGGTGGAACAGAAGGCGGCGCATCTGTGTTAGAACAAACAAATGCATTTGCTACTTTAGCTAATAAAGGAACGTATACGGAAAATTATATGATCGAATCTATCGAAGATTCATCAGGCGCTGTTATTTATCAGCACGAAACTAAATCAAACCCGGTCTTCTCCCCTCAAACAGCTTATCTCACTATTGATATGCTGAGAGACGTTTTAGATGCAGGAACTGCTACTGAAGTTAAAGGTCAGTTGAATTTTAGTGCAGATTTAGCTGGAAAAACGGGTACTTCTGAAAATCAAAAAGATATTTGGTTTGTTGCTAGCACCCCTCAAGTAACATTAGGGTCTTGGATCGGCTATGATAATTCTGTTGAAGATAATTATTTAGACAATTATTCAGGAGTCGGCAGTTCTGGTCGGCGTAATCGTGCTTTCTGGGCAAAACTTGCGAACGCTGTTAATAATGCTAATCCTGCTATTATGGGTGCAAATCAGTCTTTCCAACAACCAGAAGGAATCGTTTCTACTACAGTTAATAAAAAAACGGGGATGAAAGCTGGGAAAGTTACTTTAGGTAACGGTAAGGTTGCTACTGTCTCTGGAGAAACACAAACAGAAATCTTTAATAACCAATTCCTTCCTGGAACAACGACTTATAATTTTGCTATTGGAGCAAATGAAAAAGAACTGCAAGATTATTGGGGCGGAATTGCATCTGCAGAAGCTAAAGAAAAAGCCCAAAAAAAAGCTAAAGAAGAAGCTGAGAAAAAGGCTAAAGCAGATGCTGAGAAGAAAGCCAAAGCGGAAGCTGATGCTAAGGCTAAAGCGGAGTCTGACGCTAAAGCTAAAGCCGATGCTGAGAAGAAAGCCAAAGCGGAAGCTGACGCTAAGGATAAAGCTGAAGCTGAGAAAAAAGCCAAGGCAGAGTCTGACGCTAAAGCTAAAGCCGAAGCTGAGAAGAAAGCAGATTAA
- the ccpA gene encoding catabolite control protein A, translating to MEKQTITIYDVAREANVSMATVSRVVNGNPNVKPTTRKKVLEVIDRLDYRPNAIARGLASKKTTTVGVIIPDVTNLYFSSLARGIDDIATMYKYNIILANSDQNDQKEVNVLNTLLAKQVDGLIYMGHKITDELRAEFSRSKIPVVLAGTVDPDEQVGSVNIDYEAATEEVITELIGKGHQRIAFVSGSQSEEPINSVYRMKGYKKALENAGMEFDESLIFETDYNFTAGEEVYSKLAEAGATAAFIGDDELAVGVLNGALDLDVRVPEEFEIITANNSKLTEMVRPKLSTITQPLYDIGAVSMRLLTKLMNKEEVDEKTIILPHHIANRGTSK from the coding sequence ATGGAAAAACAAACAATAACGATTTATGATGTAGCAAGAGAAGCAAATGTTTCAATGGCCACCGTTTCACGTGTAGTGAATGGAAACCCAAATGTGAAACCAACTACTAGAAAAAAAGTTTTAGAAGTTATTGATCGGTTGGATTACCGACCAAATGCTATAGCACGTGGACTTGCAAGTAAAAAAACTACAACTGTAGGGGTAATTATTCCAGATGTAACCAACTTATATTTTTCATCATTAGCAAGAGGAATTGATGATATTGCCACTATGTATAAATACAATATTATTTTAGCGAATTCTGATCAAAATGATCAAAAAGAAGTAAATGTACTCAATACATTATTAGCAAAACAAGTAGACGGATTAATTTATATGGGACATAAGATCACAGATGAATTACGTGCAGAGTTTTCACGTTCTAAAATTCCAGTTGTATTAGCAGGAACGGTTGATCCAGATGAACAAGTTGGCAGTGTAAACATTGATTATGAAGCAGCAACAGAAGAAGTAATCACTGAATTGATTGGTAAAGGTCACCAACGGATCGCATTTGTATCTGGTTCACAAAGTGAAGAACCAATCAATAGTGTTTATCGGATGAAAGGATACAAAAAAGCTCTTGAGAACGCTGGGATGGAATTTGATGAAAGCTTAATTTTCGAAACAGATTACAACTTTACAGCTGGTGAGGAAGTTTATTCTAAATTAGCTGAAGCAGGTGCCACAGCTGCTTTTATCGGAGACGATGAACTAGCAGTAGGAGTTTTAAATGGAGCGTTGGATCTAGACGTTCGTGTTCCTGAAGAATTTGAAATTATTACAGCTAATAATTCAAAATTGACAGAAATGGTTAGACCTAAATTGAGTACAATTACTCAACCGCTATATGATATCGGAGCTGTTTCAATGCGTTTATTGACAAAACTGATGAATAAAGAAGAAGTAGATGAAAAAACAATCATTTTACCACATCATATCGCTAATAGAGGAACATCTAAATAA
- a CDS encoding M24 family metallopeptidase yields MKKRLADLQEWLKETHTDGVFINDPGSIAYFSGYESDPHERILALVVFPFADPFLFTPSLEKEDAKNSEWGFEVYSYLDNEDPWTSIAEKIRQKGTPIHRFAIEKTFLTVDRYEKLEKLFEQVEFIDTTEKIQQMKLIKTPEEIERMIEAGKWADTALEIGFNAIKEGISEQEIVAEIEYQLKKQGIKEMSFETMVLAGDNAASPHGTPGSRKIQKDELVLFDLGVVYHGYTSDVTRTAVFGTPPKEAEEIYSVVLKAYQAAVAAVKPGITAGQLDKIARDVITEAGYGPYFTHRLGHGLGSSVHEYPSIMEGSELIIQEGMCFSIEPGVYVPGVAGVRIEDCVYVTKNGCEVFTHTPKTYTSIL; encoded by the coding sequence ATGAAAAAACGTTTAGCTGATTTACAAGAATGGTTAAAAGAAACCCACACGGATGGCGTTTTTATTAATGACCCAGGAAGTATCGCTTATTTTAGCGGTTATGAAAGTGATCCTCATGAACGGATCCTCGCTTTAGTTGTCTTTCCCTTTGCGGACCCGTTTCTATTTACCCCTTCTTTAGAAAAAGAAGATGCTAAGAATAGCGAATGGGGTTTTGAAGTCTATAGTTATTTAGATAACGAAGATCCTTGGACTAGTATTGCTGAAAAAATACGACAAAAAGGAACTCCTATCCACCGTTTTGCCATTGAAAAAACATTTTTAACCGTTGATCGTTATGAAAAGTTAGAAAAACTTTTTGAACAGGTTGAATTTATTGATACAACTGAAAAAATTCAACAAATGAAATTAATTAAAACACCAGAAGAAATAGAACGGATGATAGAAGCAGGAAAATGGGCTGATACAGCTTTAGAAATTGGTTTTAATGCTATTAAAGAAGGGATTTCTGAACAAGAAATCGTCGCCGAAATAGAATACCAGCTAAAAAAACAAGGTATTAAAGAAATGAGCTTTGAGACCATGGTCCTTGCTGGAGACAATGCAGCTAGCCCACATGGTACCCCCGGTTCGCGAAAAATCCAAAAAGACGAACTGGTTCTTTTCGACTTAGGAGTTGTCTATCATGGCTATACAAGTGATGTTACTCGTACGGCTGTATTTGGTACTCCTCCTAAAGAAGCTGAAGAAATTTATTCTGTTGTACTTAAAGCCTACCAAGCGGCTGTTGCAGCGGTAAAGCCTGGTATAACTGCTGGGCAACTGGATAAAATTGCTCGTGATGTGATTACTGAAGCAGGTTATGGCCCTTACTTTACTCATCGTTTAGGTCATGGTTTAGGAAGCAGTGTACATGAATACCCTTCTATCATGGAAGGCAGTGAGTTGATTATCCAAGAAGGTATGTGCTTCTCTATTGAACCTGGAGTCTATGTTCCAGGTGTTGCTGGTGTTCGGATTGAAGATTGCGTATATGTGACTAAAAATGGCTGTGAAGTTTTCACTCACACTCCAAAAACCTATACTTCTATCCTGTAA
- a CDS encoding YtxH domain-containing protein produces MAKKNGFLLGTIIGAATASIAALLFAPKSGKELREDLTQQASNAKGTAKDYTDIAKEKGSEIKNVAKDASEDIKISLKDTASQMKDQLSHTSKEVGENLQNIREEVMDSTDKVKSDLGDVASDAKEDVASTMGDAKDKAADVAADAKQSVKEASSDVKDAAKDAKEQVKDTSSDVKETAMDAKDEVKDKAADASKEAMKKKDETKGKDFQTGIKLDSDSLKEEVERNTMDFTYDQEKAAEDEKLSSVNTSTEQRKSDSDSKDKKTTNTNVGI; encoded by the coding sequence ATGGCAAAGAAAAATGGTTTTTTATTAGGAACAATTATCGGAGCAGCAACAGCTAGTATCGCAGCATTATTATTTGCTCCTAAATCAGGAAAAGAATTACGCGAAGATTTAACACAACAAGCTTCAAATGCTAAAGGTACTGCAAAAGATTATACAGATATTGCCAAAGAAAAAGGATCAGAAATTAAAAATGTTGCTAAAGACGCATCAGAAGATATCAAAATTAGTTTGAAGGACACAGCTTCTCAAATGAAAGACCAATTAAGCCATACTTCTAAAGAAGTGGGAGAAAATCTACAAAATATCCGCGAGGAAGTAATGGACAGTACCGATAAAGTAAAATCTGATTTAGGTGATGTTGCTTCGGATGCAAAAGAAGATGTTGCTTCAACTATGGGAGATGCAAAAGACAAAGCAGCTGATGTTGCAGCAGATGCGAAACAATCAGTTAAAGAAGCATCTTCAGATGTAAAAGATGCAGCCAAAGACGCAAAAGAACAAGTTAAAGATACTTCATCGGATGTAAAAGAAACAGCAATGGATGCAAAAGATGAAGTAAAAGACAAAGCAGCAGATGCTTCAAAAGAAGCGATGAAAAAAAAAGATGAAACAAAAGGAAAAGACTTCCAAACAGGGATTAAATTAGACTCAGATTCTTTAAAAGAAGAAGTTGAAAGAAATACAATGGACTTTACTTACGACCAAGAAAAAGCTGCTGAAGATGAGAAGTTATCTTCTGTTAATACCAGCACTGAACAAAGAAAGAGCGATTCTGATTCCAAAGATAAAAAAACAACGAATACAAACGTTGGGATTTAA
- a CDS encoding DUF948 domain-containing protein — MTGGEIAALIAAIAFAALVVFLIVVLLKVTKVIEEVSKTVKEANTSIEVITKDADSLLIEVEGLLNKTNTTLDDVNGKLGKTDPVFQAIGDLGVSVSSLNSSTRNLAEHVTGTTKKTVKSGMVAKVGKTALNMNRKRKSK; from the coding sequence ATGACAGGTGGAGAAATAGCAGCATTAATTGCTGCGATAGCGTTTGCTGCATTAGTCGTTTTTCTAATTGTGGTATTATTAAAAGTTACAAAGGTAATCGAAGAGGTATCAAAAACGGTTAAAGAAGCAAATACCAGCATCGAAGTAATCACTAAAGACGCTGATAGTCTTTTGATCGAAGTTGAAGGTCTCTTGAATAAAACCAATACAACATTGGATGATGTAAACGGAAAATTGGGTAAAACAGATCCGGTATTCCAAGCGATTGGAGATTTAGGAGTTTCGGTATCAAGTTTGAATTCCTCAACGCGTAACTTGGCAGAACATGTTACAGGTACAACGAAAAAAACAGTTAAGTCAGGTATGGTTGCAAAAGTAGGTAAAACAGCTTTAAATATGAATCGTAAACGCAAGTCTAAATAA
- a CDS encoding mechanosensitive ion channel family protein has protein sequence MENQLDSSVTTEVVNSVAEQTSFFMKFWHDINWNSILATGIAKAIQIIFFLIVFLILKKIGNLFINKTFQNYRKKKDISLNRLATLDRLTHNLFNSVIGFFLAYALLSAVGIPVGTLLAGAGVIGLALSLGAQGFVSDIVNGFFILLEKQVDVGDVVTLDEVSGTVVDVNLKTTTVKSFDGTLNFVPNRYITIVSNKSREDMRAQIDIRLLPDVDIIKVNTIIDQVNQRLVPLHPEITQEPNNLGLIDIGNGHLAIRIIIFTLNGSQFTIQNIFFQEYVTALTEQGIEIPSTILNYPS, from the coding sequence ATGGAGAACCAACTGGATAGTTCTGTTACGACAGAAGTAGTAAATTCCGTGGCAGAACAAACATCTTTTTTTATGAAATTTTGGCATGATATCAACTGGAATAGTATTTTAGCTACTGGTATCGCTAAAGCCATTCAAATTATTTTTTTCTTAATTGTTTTTTTGATTCTAAAAAAAATCGGTAACCTGTTTATCAATAAAACTTTTCAAAATTATCGCAAAAAGAAAGATATTTCTTTGAACCGGTTAGCTACATTAGACCGCCTTACCCACAATCTTTTTAATTCAGTGATCGGTTTTTTTCTTGCTTACGCCCTTTTATCTGCAGTCGGTATTCCGGTTGGTACATTACTTGCCGGTGCTGGTGTTATAGGTCTGGCTCTGTCTTTAGGTGCTCAAGGTTTTGTCAGTGATATTGTGAATGGTTTTTTCATTCTGCTTGAAAAGCAAGTAGATGTTGGAGACGTTGTTACACTTGATGAAGTATCTGGAACAGTTGTCGATGTTAATCTAAAAACAACTACTGTTAAAAGTTTTGATGGTACTTTAAATTTCGTTCCAAATCGTTACATTACCATTGTCAGTAATAAATCAAGAGAAGACATGCGAGCTCAGATTGATATCCGTCTACTGCCCGATGTGGATATTATTAAGGTCAACACAATTATTGACCAAGTAAATCAACGATTAGTTCCGCTGCATCCAGAAATTACACAAGAGCCAAACAATTTAGGATTGATAGATATTGGGAATGGGCATTTAGCTATTCGAATTATTATTTTTACGCTTAACGGCAGCCAATTTACTATTCAAAACATTTTTTTCCAAGAATACGTAACTGCGCTGACTGAACAAGGAATCGAAATTCCATCTACTATTTTAAATTATCCATCTTAG
- a CDS encoding MGDG synthase family glycosyltransferase: MLKSPKILLLTGSYGNGHLEVTRALVAELNKRGITDIVVSDLFYEAHPILTNVTKQLYLKSFTKGQSIYGFLYYNSDARLTDFRIDRIIDRYGYVRINQLMNTYSFDAVINTFPMQALPIYKQKNKQNIPFVNVLTDFCLHSRWLSNEIDHFFVACDSLKDELVASEISPEKITVSGIPIKERFYQLGMGEADTLQNENQTKHLVVSAGAFGVLKKLPNLIEELSFQENLTITVVCGQNKELYELLTEQFKSKPFITILSYVEDMANLMKQADIMVTKPGGISLSEAIALQTPLILTPAVPGQELDNAKLFEKEGMAIMTQQESEIVPAVLHLLKNPTAVSELKQNMKKHFYPYAAAVIIDNVLTTIEKSTSSKENDNEKEFISYR, from the coding sequence GTGTTGAAATCCCCAAAAATTTTGCTTTTAACAGGAAGCTACGGCAACGGACACCTTGAAGTCACTCGTGCTTTAGTTGCTGAACTTAATAAAAGGGGCATTACTGATATTGTCGTTTCTGACTTGTTCTATGAAGCTCATCCTATATTGACTAATGTTACTAAGCAACTTTATCTTAAAAGTTTTACTAAAGGACAAAGTATTTATGGCTTTTTATATTATAATTCAGATGCACGGCTGACGGATTTCCGTATCGACCGTATTATTGATCGCTATGGCTATGTCCGCATCAATCAATTAATGAATACTTATAGCTTTGATGCCGTAATCAATACTTTCCCCATGCAAGCCTTGCCTATTTACAAACAAAAAAACAAACAAAACATTCCATTTGTAAATGTTTTGACTGATTTTTGTTTGCATTCACGTTGGCTCTCAAATGAAATCGATCACTTTTTTGTTGCCTGTGATTCTTTAAAAGACGAATTAGTGGCATCTGAAATCAGTCCCGAAAAGATAACAGTTTCAGGAATACCAATCAAGGAACGGTTTTATCAACTCGGCATGGGTGAAGCTGATACTTTACAGAATGAGAACCAAACTAAACATTTAGTGGTCTCTGCCGGGGCATTTGGCGTCTTAAAAAAGCTTCCTAACTTGATTGAAGAACTGAGTTTTCAAGAAAATTTAACCATTACCGTTGTTTGCGGACAGAACAAAGAACTTTATGAGTTACTGACAGAGCAATTTAAATCCAAGCCTTTTATAACCATTTTAAGTTATGTTGAAGATATGGCAAATCTTATGAAACAAGCGGATATTATGGTTACTAAACCAGGCGGCATCTCGCTTTCTGAAGCTATTGCCCTTCAAACCCCGTTAATTTTAACACCTGCTGTACCAGGACAAGAATTAGATAATGCTAAATTATTCGAAAAAGAAGGTATGGCCATTATGACTCAGCAAGAAAGTGAGATTGTTCCTGCTGTTCTTCACTTATTAAAAAACCCAACAGCTGTAAGTGAACTAAAACAAAATATGAAAAAACATTTTTATCCTTATGCTGCTGCTGTCATTATTGATAACGTCTTAACAACTATTGAAAAAAGTACTTCTTCAAAGGAGAACGATAATGAAAAAGAATTCATTAGTTATAGATAA
- a CDS encoding MFS transporter: protein MKKNSLVIDKEFIFLLLSLMLIEYVRAAYVISYLPVQSAVGNRFSVAFVGLAVSLHFISDAFSNFQVGFLMNRFGVKRIVSLSLVMCLLVLILVPVLHFNSFSVLLAAIVLGLGACPIWIIVLAKASSGARGSNMGLVYFCWLVGIAGGVILMNYLMNLYLLFAYWLLPFLIVAAFIFFYLSGEHPNPGKENQTFKDILTQALTVLKRSRKILPGTLLQSIAVGMMIPILPTFVLQDLHFEYNYYTLLIMTAGITAAVLMIPLGRLTDYLKTKGMFISGFVLFGSGLILLTTTSSLKFVFLMVVALAIAYTTYLPSWNAFVAGNIHQDDQNVSWGIISSFQGVGTMLGPIIGGLIATLGASVTIMISGICFIAMALFYLIVK, encoded by the coding sequence ATGAAAAAGAATTCATTAGTTATAGATAAAGAATTTATTTTTTTACTTCTTTCATTAATGTTAATTGAATACGTACGCGCAGCTTACGTAATCAGTTACTTACCGGTTCAATCGGCTGTAGGCAATCGGTTTTCTGTTGCTTTTGTTGGTTTGGCAGTTAGCTTGCATTTCATCAGCGATGCTTTTTCCAATTTCCAAGTCGGCTTTTTAATGAATCGATTTGGAGTTAAAAGAATTGTTTCTCTTTCTTTAGTGATGTGCTTGCTGGTATTGATTCTTGTACCTGTACTTCATTTTAATTCTTTCTCTGTTCTTCTTGCTGCTATCGTGCTGGGGTTAGGGGCTTGCCCAATTTGGATTATTGTTTTAGCTAAAGCAAGTAGCGGTGCACGAGGTTCCAATATGGGGTTGGTTTACTTTTGTTGGCTGGTAGGTATTGCTGGCGGAGTAATATTAATGAATTACTTAATGAATCTTTATTTGCTTTTTGCCTATTGGTTATTGCCTTTTTTAATTGTGGCAGCTTTTATTTTCTTTTACCTTTCTGGTGAACACCCTAATCCAGGAAAAGAAAATCAAACTTTTAAAGACATTCTAACGCAAGCCTTGACCGTGTTAAAAAGAAGCCGGAAAATACTGCCCGGTACACTGCTGCAAAGTATTGCTGTCGGAATGATGATTCCGATTTTACCTACATTTGTCTTACAAGACTTGCACTTTGAGTACAATTACTATACCTTATTGATTATGACCGCCGGGATAACGGCCGCTGTTTTGATGATTCCTTTAGGGCGTTTGACAGATTATTTAAAAACTAAAGGCATGTTTATTAGCGGTTTTGTTCTGTTCGGATCAGGTTTGATTTTATTGACAACTACTTCTTCTTTAAAATTTGTCTTTTTGATGGTAGTCGCGTTGGCGATTGCCTATACTACTTATTTGCCTTCTTGGAATGCATTTGTTGCTGGGAACATCCATCAAGACGACCAAAATGTAAGCTGGGGAATTATCTCTTCTTTTCAAGGTGTCGGAACTATGCTGGGCCCTATTATCGGTGGGTTGATCGCCACACTGGGAGCTAGTGTGACTATTATGATCAGCGGCATTTGCTTTATCGCTATGGCTCTATTTTACCTCATCGTTAAATAG